CCCAGACACCCTAAAGATGCTCGAGGCAGAGAACCGAGTCGTGTTCCGCTACCTAGATGTGAACCCAAACGGTTCGATGAACGACATTGCAGGTCTAACCAATGAGCGCGGCAATGTGGTGGGACTCATGCCACACCCAGAGCACGCGGTTGAGCCAGGCTTTGGCCCCGACACCGACATTGCCATGCGCTCAGGCATCGATGGTTTGAAGTTTTTCCAGAGTGTTTTGAAAGCGTTGGTGAACAGCTAATGGCAAACCTAAGACCCACCAATGTAGACACCGTCTCACAGGCAAGCGAAGACCCAAACAAGTCTCAGCCTTGGAAAGAGCTTGGTCTCAAAGAAGATGAGTACCTAAGCATCAGAGAGATTCTGGGCAGAAGACCAACCTCCTCAGAGCTAGCGATGTACTCGGTGATGTGGTCTGAGCACTGCAGCTACAAGTCTTCAAAGATCTACCTCCGCCAGTTTGGTGAGAAGGTCACCCCAGAGATGAAAAAGCACCTCCTGGTCGGTATGGGTGAGAACGCCGGTGTCGTAGACATCGGTGAGGGCATGGCAGTCACCTTCAAGGTTGAAAGCCACAACCACCCAAGCTACATCGAACCATTCCAGGGTGCCGCGACCGGAGTCGGTGGCATTGTCCGCGACATCCTCACCATGGGTGCCAGACCAATCGCGGTCATGGACCAGCTTCGCTTCGGGGCACCAGAGAGCAAAGACACCGCAAGAGTTGTTCACGGTGTCACCTCAGGTATCTCCTTCTACGGAAACTGCCTAGGTCTTCCAAACATCGGTGGCGAGACTGTCTTTGACAAGGTTTACCAGGGCAACCCGCTAGTAAACGCTCTCTCGGTTGGTGCCCTAAAGCACGAAGACCTAAAGCTTGCCAAGGCCTCAAACCCAGGTGACCTAGTAATCCTGTTTGGTGCGAGAACCGGTGCCGATGGCATTGGTGGAGTTAGCGTTCTCGCCTCCGAGACCTTTGAGTCAACCGGCCCAACCAAGCGCCCTGCGGTTCAGGTTGGAGACCCATTTGCCGAGAAGGTTTTGATCGAGTGCTGCCTCGAGCTCTTCTACGCGGGAGTGGTTGCTGGTATTCAGGACCTCGGTGGCGCTGGCATCTCTTGCGCCACCTCAGAGCTTGCCTCCAACGGAGGCAAGGGCATGAGAGTGCAGCTACAGAATGTGCTGCTGCGAGATGAATCACTCACCCCAGAAGAGATTCTGATGAGCGAGTCTCAGGAGCGCATGATGGCGATCGTGCCAAAGAAGCACCTGAAGGCATTTGAAGAAATCGTGCAGAAGTGGGAAGTTGAGTACTCGGTCCTTGGAGAGGTAATCGACGAAGACCGCCTCTACATCAACTGGGGCGATCAGGAAATCGTGAACGTGCCACCAAGAACAGTGGCTCACGATGGACCTGTCTACAACCGCCCAGTTGAATACCCGAAGTATCAGGACGCTCTGAATGCAGATAGCTCCAAAAAGCTAAAGCGAGCTGAGTCGAAGACTGAGATCGCAGCTCAGCTAATGCAGCTGATTGCATCACCAAACCAGGCAGACAAATCTTGGATCACCGCCCAATACGACAAGTACGTCATGGGCAACACAGCACTCGCGATGCCAGATGACTCTGGCATGGTGCGAGTGATGGAAGAGTCTGGTCTAGGTGTTGCGCTAGCAACCGATGCCAACGGCAAGTACTGCTACCTAAACCCTTACGAGGGAGCAAAGCTTGCACTAGCCGAAGCCTATAGAAACGTTGCTGTCACCGGCGCAGTCCCAAGAGCGGTCACCAACTGCCTCAACTTTGGAAGCCCAGAAAACCCAGAGGTGATGTGGCAGTTCAAGGAGGCAACCGCAGGTCTAGCCGATGGTTGTAAAGAGCTTGGCATCCCGGTAACCGGAGGTAACGTCAGCTTCTATAACCAGACCGGCGATGTTGCCATCTACCCAACTCCAGTAGTTGGTGTTTTGGGTGTCATCGACAACGTGGCAAGACGAATCCCTTCTGGTTGGCAAGACGAGGGCAACAACATCTACCTACTCGGCACCACCTATGACGAGCTAGATGGTTCAGCCTGGGCCAAGGACCTTCACGACCACCTTGGTGGTCAGCCACCAAAGGTTGATCTAGCAAAAGAGAAGCAGCTAGCCGATCTAATCCACGGTGCATCAATCCAAGGTCTAATCGAATCAGCTCACGACATCTCCGAGGGTGGTCTCGGCATCGCACTTATCGAAGCTTCGCTTCGATTCAACGTCGGAGCCAGAATCTGGCTTTCGGAGTTGATGGAGCGCGACAAGCTAGATCTCACTGCAGCACTCTTCTCAGAATCACAGTCACGAGTGATCGTGAGTGTTGGAAGAGAAGACGATGTGAAGTTCCAGGCACTCTGCGAAGCAAGAGGAGTCCCGGTTCTGAGAATCGGTGTTACCGACAAGTCAGGCAAGATCGAGTTCCAAGACCTAGCAGACTTTGACCTCAACGAGGTTAGAACTGCTTGGACTAAGACTCTGCCTGAGTTGTTTGGATAAAGCGTTCGACCAAACCTTGGACATCTGCAACCATCAACCTTGACTCTTCGATTATCTGAAGGGCAAAGCTTGAACTGATTTCAATCGGATGCTCGTCGTATTCGGCCCGATTTCTGATCTTCTTCAGCTCCTCAAATCCAATCCAAATCTCTTGGTCTAGATGTGTGAGCTTTGATAGGCGAACGTAGCTTCCGTGCGAGCCTGCTCGCTCGTGAACCTTGAGCCCCACCAGCATCAAAATGGCATTCAACGATTTTCGAGCAGCGCCATAGGCGATCTGCACAGCCGCCGAGGGGTCGACGCTCACTGCCATCTCTGCAGCGTTTAGGTGCTGACGAGCCCTATCGATGTGAGCCTGACAGCTGGAAGGATCGGCAACGATTGACTTGAGCTCTTTCGGTTCAAGTAAAGAACGAATTTGGTTCTCTAGCTCATTCACGATTCAACACATTTACAAGTTCAGACTTGGCCAGCGTCTTGAGAAAAGCTGTGGATTGGTTCTTCCAATCCTTAGCAGATACAACTACTGGGTTCACCTCACGAAGTAGCAAATCTGAGGCCTTGGTAGAAAACTTGGAGACAGCACTCAACTTGGGTTCACCAATCAACAACACGTCCACATCCTGCGGGCTAGGTCCTGCCGTTCCCCTGTAACGACTAGCCCAAGACCCAAAGATAAAGGCGCCTTCCAATCCAGAAACTTCTTTGAGCAACTGGGGGATTACTGCCAAGGGTCCATGACTGTGGATAAAGATTGCGCTGAATTGAAAATAGAGCGGGTGTTCCTTGTTTGCAGATACAAGACGACTTCTACCAACTCTTCGCTCTGACAGGAATTCGGCTTCAACCAGTCGATCGACGTCACGCATAACGGAAGCAACTGACTGCCCTGACCTTCGAGCTAAATCGCTCAAGGTGAACTCAGCATCCGGCGCTAGATATACCGATGCCATCAAAAGACCAAGCGCATCGGAGCGCAACAAGGGGCTGAGTGCTGAAAAACTACTTTTCATAAAACAGAGAATAAACCTTGTTTATTGAAAAATAAACAGCAACGCTTTTTGGGCAGACTAAGCGCTTAGCTTTAGGCCCCTAAGCGAGCGAGCCAGATAACCAGCCAATACCAGCGCGAGCGCCGGATACATCATTGCCCAGGGCAGTGTGATCTGGTCTGACAGCACACCCACCAGAGTTGGTCCAACAAAGTATGCGGCGATAGAGATAACTCCGACTCTGGCGATGCCTACCGAGGGTGCAACACCCTTGAGGTTGGCAGCGCCAAGAATGAAGGCCGGGAACATCGGACCAATTGCAATACCTGCAAAGAAGAACCCGGTGTTCACCACAATCAAAGCAATAAGTGGGCTGTAGTCACTTAGCCAAACACCGAGCAGAATAGATGCTCCCCAAACCAAACCGCCAACAATCCCCAGCACTCGGACAACTAGGTATGGGCCCCACTTCTCAAGCCAACGATCACCTAAGAACCTAGACAGGATCATCGCTAGGGCAAAGGTTGCAAATGCCGAGGCATTGAAACCTTTATCGATGTCCATAAAGTCACGCAATAACAGCGCTCCCCAGTCAGCCGCCGAGCCCTCAGCAATAAACGAGGCGGCTGACCCAATACCCGCAAACCAAAGTGGGATTACCGCAACTGCAAACCAAGGAACCGATGATCCGGTCTTTTGCTCACCCTCACCCTGGTGGCCATCTAGGTCTGGTGGCAATAGCCGGGTCGCTGCAAAGCCAAAAGCGACAAAGCCATAGGCGGCAACAATCAAGAGGTTCTGTGACGGAGTCAGCACATAGGCAACAGCACCACCAAACACAGTGACAGCCAAAGTCCCAACGCTCCACATCCCATGAAAGGAGGCGATGTATCTCTTGTTTAGGTGCTTCTCAATAGCAACAGCCTGGGCATTACCGCCAACATCAAGGGTTGAGTAGCTCAACCCCATTACAAACAAACCAAGCACCAACACCAAAGGTGTGGTGCTAAGGCCCATGATGATTACGCCCACCGGCACAAACACAGCCGAGAAATACATGGCAGTTCTAGAACCAAACCTATGAACCGCTTTACCCGATAGCTGAGCTCCAAAGATTGCACCAACAGAACTGGCTATTAGAACCAAACCAAACTGAGTGTCAGAAAGACCATTGGCTTCTTTGATCTCAGGGATTCTAGGAACCCAAGCCATAGACACAATGCCCATGGTTAGGAAGGTCATCCATAGGGCATTGCGGGCACGGGTGGCTTGAGTAATCACAGCTCAAGGTTAGACGCCCGACGACTATCAACTTCAAATTGCATCGCCTGCTCACTGCCGGTGCCATCTCAAGGTAAGCATCTGGAAGGCTCGAAAAGTTGTTGCTTTGGTCCAAGCTGGGTTTGGTCCTGCCAGTCGCAAGTCATTCCCACCAAGAAGAGGCTCATCACCGAGCTTTACTTGCCCTTAACCAAGTACCTGAAGCCCATTTACTCAGGCCTCAAGGCAATAGCCCGTCCCGAAGTGCTTCGAATCCCCCGAATTGTTTGAGCGATTTCCCCTATTCCTCAGGGTCAGTAGTGAGGAGATACAGGGTCTCGTTTGCCAGGCTCGACAGCTTCTTATCATCCAATCCTCTTACTAAGCCAGCAAAATCTAACCGGACGTCATCATCTTCAAGCGGCTCACAATCTAAAGTTGATTGGAATTCGAGGAACACTACTGGGTCATCCTCATCATCAGCGTCGGCATCATTGACGTAGTGAATGTCCCAGTAGTCTGGGTACTTCTTGAGCAAACCCTCGATGACTCCGTGATCCTCCCAAGTTATGTCAATCGAATCCCAGCTACCCCCCAAGTCGCTCAATGCCTCGCCATCGAATGGCCCATAAACCTCTAAAGCCGGGAAAGGCCTGCCATTACTCAACTGATGGGCCAAAGCTAAAAAGTAAATCGCTTCGAGCTCCTTCTCGCCAATTTCGCCCGCAGAAATGGGCTCACTCGCCAGCACCTTTGCAACCGCCATCGGCAGGCCGGTCCTATAGCCACATTCTCCACAAGTAGCGTTGAAATGTGTGCCGCTCTCGACCTCTGCCCCACAGTTGAAACATTCGCAATTCTGGAAACTCATATTTCCCCCCATACAAAAAAACGACTGGACGAAGCCAATCAAAGCCTCAGCTTGATGATCTCAAGACTTCTCTCACCAAGCTACACCAATCGTGAATCTGGGAGGAAGAGTATTGAAATGGTTTGCTTTGCTTTTCGAAAGCAATCGATTTACTCAACACCCAGCAAGTCCCCCAAATTGCTGACAAAGGTTATTGCACCCCAAGAAACATTCGGCCATGACTTTGTTATCACTACCTGCAATACTCGAAGAATGCGCAAAATCGGGGAGTTGTGGTCATTCAACACTCGCGATCTAATGCGAGCTGCCAGCTGTAAACACTGCACGACTTTGTCTGTCGCGCACGCTCTCGAGATTCCAGCGGTGGAAGAAAAGCTTGCGCCATACATCGAAAAACAGCAACAGCTCAGGGCTGAGGGCAAGGACAAGACCTTGCCGATGAAGTATGGCGCGGTCTTCGAGGAAACCTTGATATCGGAGCTAAAGCAACTCTCGCCTGTAGGCGCGGTTGGTCGCCCAGAAGTCGATGGTGACATCGAAGGAACCATCGAATTGATGCGCAGGGGTATTCCGGTTATCTATCAGGGTGGCCTGAGGCACGAGCAAGGCAGAACGGTTTTCGTTGGTAAGCCAGATTTCCTAATTCGTAACGATTGGGAGTTTGTATTCTCTGCTGAAGGGTTGTTGGCTCGACAAAAGTTCGGGGTTGATTTCACCGGATACAGCGCTTGGGACGCCAAGTTTGCATCAAACGCGAAGGCTGACTACGCGCTGCAGGTGGCTATTTACATCGAAGGGCTTGATGCTCTTGGGCTCAAGGCCGAGAACAGTCGGCACGGCCTGCTTCTTGGCAGTCGCACCATCGTCGATTTTGAAGAAGGCGAGATTGTTCCCGCCACCAGGCTCGCCCGTGACGAGCTCGTTCGAACGATCGAAAGCATCACCTCGGACGGCGACGCAGCGGTGGCAAGAAAACTCGATGACTTCACCTGGCACTGCGATTCAAACTCCGAATGCTCAATCTGTGAGTACCCCGAACTGTGCGAGGACGACAGGTTAGCGACAAGCGATTTGCTTCTTGTTGCTGGACTCGGCGGATCCCTGAGGTCGAAGCTAATTGCAGCAGGGCTTGACACCATGGATGAGCTTGCAGCTGCAAGAGAGAAACCCCACACGGTCTCTTTGCAAACCTTCGAAAGAGTAAGAGCCCAGGCGCAGATTCAGATAAGGCAACGGGATGCTGACGAGCCAGTTCACGAGATCTTGGAAAATCCTGCAATTCAGTATCTTCCAAAGCAGGTAGATGGGGATGTCTTCTTTGACATGGAGGGTTTTCCTTACGAAAGCGATGGGGGACTCGAGTATCTATTTGGTAACTGGACGAGAGACGGTGGCTTCAAGGGTTTTTGGGCACACAACCGAGAAGAGGAAAAGCAGGCCTTCATCGACTTCATGACCTGGGTAGTCGAGCGAATGGAGCGTTTCCCCGGAGCGCACATTTACCACTATGCGTCTTACGAGCAGACCGCTCTTCGAAGACTCAGCATTCGGCACGGTGTGATGCAGAGCGAATTGGCAGATCTTCAAAGAGAAGGTCGATTCGTTGATTTATACCCCATAGTTCTGAAAAGCATGAGAGTGGGCGAGCCCAAGTACTCGATCAAGAACTTGGAGAGTCACTACGGTTTCAAGCGCGAGAAGATTGGCGATGCTTCTGTTGCAACAGCCGCCGACAGCATTGTGGGTTACGACGAATGGCGTTTGCATACAAAGGCGGCCAACGATGAATCACTTGATGTTGAGACTAGGGCTAAGTCGGCGAAGCAAGCAGAGGATCTGCTTGATGCGTTGATGCGCTACAACCGAGATGACGTGAAGTCAACGCAGTGGTTGTATGACTGGCTGGCTGGGATGCCTGGGGCTTGCACTCGCAAACCGGCCCCCAAAGCAGAGGCCACACCCGAAGAGGAAGCCAGGATTCTCAAGGCTCAAGAAGCGCTAGCTGAACTTGAAAGGGAAACAGAGAACCTATTTGTTCCACTAGAGGACTGGCCCTGGGGTCAATCTGAAGAGATGGACAAAAACGCACAAACCTGGGAGACACTTGCAAATTCGATCCTCTTCTACAGAAGAGAGAAGGTGATGCACTGGGTAGACATCTTCGTCAGGTTGAACCAGAGTGTTGAAGACATGGTCCAGGACAAGGGGACTCTTCCGGTAATCGAGCCGGAAGAAGTAGATACCTATCAACAACAAAAGAATGGGCCAATTACTCGGGTTTACAGATGCGACCTACCCGATGAGGCGATCTACCGACCCAAGCCTGGAGACCAAATAGTCGTTGGATTCTCTAGAGGTGGAACCACCAATGACTTCCACAAGGGTGAGGTGCTCGAGATTGATGATTGGTCCTTCACTTTCACAAGAAGGACCAGAAAGCCCGAGGAACTCGATCTTGAGCCTTACTGCATAATCGAGAACAAAGAGTTTCCAACCGAATCGAAAGAGCAAAGTCTGGTTGAGCTCGTCAAGGGGATTACAGCTAACTGGGGAGACCCTAGTGCGGCTGCCCCTTCAGGCCCCGCAGCCCTAGATCTAGTAATGCGGCGGCCACCTCGGATGGTTGATGGTAGACCATTGGCACAAACACTTGATGCCGAATACTTGCCCGCCCTGATTGATTCGGCTTTGCGCATGGATCGAACCACCATGGCAGTCCAAGGCCCTCCGGGAACAGGCAAGACCTACCTTGCATCACACCTAATCAAGGAGTTATTGACGCAGGGCAAACGGGTCGCAGTAACTGCAAACTCTCATGCCGCCATTGAAAATGTGCTTGAGGCATGCCTTGACGCGGGCGTTGAATCAGAACGCATATTCAAGGCTCCAGGCAACAAAAATGAGCCATCCGAACTTTGGAACAACTTCCCAGAAGAAATGCCGTATGCGGGTTCTGTTGTATATGGCGCCACCAGCTTCGCGCTTTGCAACAAGCTGGCAAGAACCCATCACTTTGACTACCTAATAGTCGATGAGGCGGCACAGTTCTCGCTGGTTGACACTCTGGCTGGTTCGTTGATTGCGGACAACATCATCCTGTTCGGTGACCCACAGCAACTGCCCCAGGTCGTTAAGGCCTCACACCCCGGGGGCGTTGAAGAGTCAGCACTGGGTCACTACATGGGCGAGCACGAGATTCTTCCTGACACCATGGGTTACTTTGTTGAAGTTACAAGGCGCCTCCATCCCGAGATAAACAAGGTGGTCTCTTGGTTGGCCTATGAGAACAAACTTCGATCTCACGAGCTAACAAGGCAGTTCGTCATCGAGGGCGCTGCGCCAGGCATCCACACAATCGAACTTGATCACCTCGGGAACTCAACATCATCAACCGAAGAGGTTGAAAAAGTGCTCGAGTTGGTTTCGAAACACATTGACGAGGTTGGCTCGGGAGAGATCCTCATTGTTGCACCCTACAACGCCCAAGTGAATGCGATCAGAAGAGCGTTGGACCAGGCGGGTTATGCGGATGTTCAGGTTGGCACCGTCGACAAGTTTCAGGGACGCGAGGGCCTCGTAGTGATTTACAGCTTCGCTGCCAGTTCATCCCAAGACTCACCAAGGGGTCTCGGATTCTTGCTTGATCGCAATCGCATGAATGTCGCCATCAGCCGAGCAAAAAGCGTGTGTTATGTGGTGAGGTCTAAGCACCTGCTGAAGGCAAACTTCTCTTCGGTGGAGGATGTGAAATGCGTCAGCAGGTTGGCGGGACTGAATTGACGCTGATTATCTAGAAACACAAGTAGATGTGATGTCAGATGAAAAGTAGCGAAACTAAGGGGGCTAAATGTCAGAGATAAGTGCAAAGGATTGGGCTTCAGAATTCGGAATAACTCAAGTTCTGTTCGCAACTGACGATGGAAAAGTTCCGGCCGATTTGGGCTGGGATCCAAAATTGGTATGGACGGGTTGGGATAGCTACGACGAGGTTGGGGGCTATGCCGAGCCTGGTTTGACTATGCCGGATGAAGTCGTAGGTGAAAGGTTCGTTTCTTGTTGGTACCTTGGCTCAAAACCCTGGTCCGAATCGGACATAGATTACGTGGAAACTCTCGAGCGAGAATCTTGTGAGTCCTGCGAAACAGACGGCTGTGAAGAGTGTGATGAACTCGGGTGGATCGAAACTAACCTGCTTGAGGATTGCGACATCCGCGAGCTCAGCTAGTACCTTCACGGCTCTCCTAAGAACTGTCTGCCCACGCGCTTTTGGGGTAATTCAAGGCACCTCTGGCCCTGAATCACACAGGAATCCAAAGCTAGCTAGCTGATGGCGTACCGAAAACGAGATTGCCAGAAGTGTCAATTGCTATTGCCCAATCGCGCACGTTCTTTCTCATGGCGATATGCAAAGCTCGACCGCGCAGAGCGATCCATTCGTCAAACGAGCTCCAACCGTTTGCCCATTCACGCTCGTTGATAGCCGGATGACGCGGTGTGGACCATCCAAAATCCGTGAATCCGCAAACTCTTCTCATGTTGGCAATTGGCAACACTTCTTGAATTTCAAAGTTATGGAGGGTGAAGTTTGAGTCGTATGTCGCTTGCCTATGCTTTTCCCAAAATGGTGAGGCAGATCCTACGGTTCCCTCAAGGATATTCTCTGTGCTAGCGACAAAAGCCCGGAGGCGCTCCTTGAGCTCCACCTCCCCATCAAACTTAAACCTATCGCCAGCCAGTTTCGCGGTTCTGTCGAGGATAGAAGCCCAG
The genomic region above belongs to Aquiluna sp. KACHI24 and contains:
- the purL gene encoding phosphoribosylformylglycinamidine synthase subunit PurL encodes the protein MANLRPTNVDTVSQASEDPNKSQPWKELGLKEDEYLSIREILGRRPTSSELAMYSVMWSEHCSYKSSKIYLRQFGEKVTPEMKKHLLVGMGENAGVVDIGEGMAVTFKVESHNHPSYIEPFQGAATGVGGIVRDILTMGARPIAVMDQLRFGAPESKDTARVVHGVTSGISFYGNCLGLPNIGGETVFDKVYQGNPLVNALSVGALKHEDLKLAKASNPGDLVILFGARTGADGIGGVSVLASETFESTGPTKRPAVQVGDPFAEKVLIECCLELFYAGVVAGIQDLGGAGISCATSELASNGGKGMRVQLQNVLLRDESLTPEEILMSESQERMMAIVPKKHLKAFEEIVQKWEVEYSVLGEVIDEDRLYINWGDQEIVNVPPRTVAHDGPVYNRPVEYPKYQDALNADSSKKLKRAESKTEIAAQLMQLIASPNQADKSWITAQYDKYVMGNTALAMPDDSGMVRVMEESGLGVALATDANGKYCYLNPYEGAKLALAEAYRNVAVTGAVPRAVTNCLNFGSPENPEVMWQFKEATAGLADGCKELGIPVTGGNVSFYNQTGDVAIYPTPVVGVLGVIDNVARRIPSGWQDEGNNIYLLGTTYDELDGSAWAKDLHDHLGGQPPKVDLAKEKQLADLIHGASIQGLIESAHDISEGGLGIALIEASLRFNVGARIWLSELMERDKLDLTAALFSESQSRVIVSVGREDDVKFQALCEARGVPVLRIGVTDKSGKIEFQDLADFDLNEVRTAWTKTLPELFG
- a CDS encoding MFS transporter, with protein sequence MITQATRARNALWMTFLTMGIVSMAWVPRIPEIKEANGLSDTQFGLVLIASSVGAIFGAQLSGKAVHRFGSRTAMYFSAVFVPVGVIIMGLSTTPLVLVLGLFVMGLSYSTLDVGGNAQAVAIEKHLNKRYIASFHGMWSVGTLAVTVFGGAVAYVLTPSQNLLIVAAYGFVAFGFAATRLLPPDLDGHQGEGEQKTGSSVPWFAVAVIPLWFAGIGSAASFIAEGSAADWGALLLRDFMDIDKGFNASAFATFALAMILSRFLGDRWLEKWGPYLVVRVLGIVGGLVWGASILLGVWLSDYSPLIALIVVNTGFFFAGIAIGPMFPAFILGAANLKGVAPSVGIARVGVISIAAYFVGPTLVGVLSDQITLPWAMMYPALALVLAGYLARSLRGLKLSA
- a CDS encoding TM0106 family RecB-like putative nuclease → MRKIGELWSFNTRDLMRAASCKHCTTLSVAHALEIPAVEEKLAPYIEKQQQLRAEGKDKTLPMKYGAVFEETLISELKQLSPVGAVGRPEVDGDIEGTIELMRRGIPVIYQGGLRHEQGRTVFVGKPDFLIRNDWEFVFSAEGLLARQKFGVDFTGYSAWDAKFASNAKADYALQVAIYIEGLDALGLKAENSRHGLLLGSRTIVDFEEGEIVPATRLARDELVRTIESITSDGDAAVARKLDDFTWHCDSNSECSICEYPELCEDDRLATSDLLLVAGLGGSLRSKLIAAGLDTMDELAAAREKPHTVSLQTFERVRAQAQIQIRQRDADEPVHEILENPAIQYLPKQVDGDVFFDMEGFPYESDGGLEYLFGNWTRDGGFKGFWAHNREEEKQAFIDFMTWVVERMERFPGAHIYHYASYEQTALRRLSIRHGVMQSELADLQREGRFVDLYPIVLKSMRVGEPKYSIKNLESHYGFKREKIGDASVATAADSIVGYDEWRLHTKAANDESLDVETRAKSAKQAEDLLDALMRYNRDDVKSTQWLYDWLAGMPGACTRKPAPKAEATPEEEARILKAQEALAELERETENLFVPLEDWPWGQSEEMDKNAQTWETLANSILFYRREKVMHWVDIFVRLNQSVEDMVQDKGTLPVIEPEEVDTYQQQKNGPITRVYRCDLPDEAIYRPKPGDQIVVGFSRGGTTNDFHKGEVLEIDDWSFTFTRRTRKPEELDLEPYCIIENKEFPTESKEQSLVELVKGITANWGDPSAAAPSGPAALDLVMRRPPRMVDGRPLAQTLDAEYLPALIDSALRMDRTTMAVQGPPGTGKTYLASHLIKELLTQGKRVAVTANSHAAIENVLEACLDAGVESERIFKAPGNKNEPSELWNNFPEEMPYAGSVVYGATSFALCNKLARTHHFDYLIVDEAAQFSLVDTLAGSLIADNIILFGDPQQLPQVVKASHPGGVEESALGHYMGEHEILPDTMGYFVEVTRRLHPEINKVVSWLAYENKLRSHELTRQFVIEGAAPGIHTIELDHLGNSTSSTEEVEKVLELVSKHIDEVGSGEILIVAPYNAQVNAIRRALDQAGYADVQVGTVDKFQGREGLVVIYSFAASSSQDSPRGLGFLLDRNRMNVAISRAKSVCYVVRSKHLLKANFSSVEDVKCVSRLAGLN